From Candidatus Pedobacter colombiensis, one genomic window encodes:
- a CDS encoding zinc dependent phospholipase C family protein, with the protein MKHAFITVSLFFVFILCSSWGFYAHMQINKLAVFTLPADINPFYKQHIKYITDHAVDPDKRRYADTAEAPRHYLDVELYEDHIDSIPYKWEDAVKKYGLVKLNQNGILPWQIQKTYGQLVNAFKDKDSHKIQIYSAYIGHYIADAHVPLHTTQNHNGQLTNQPGIHAFWESRLPELFAKRYNYVVGTAQYIESPLRTAWKIVKNTHTMVDTVLSFEAKLSARFPAYKKYSYSKRKDQVTKQYSFAYSKAYHDGMENMVERQMRSSILYIGSYWYSAWIDAGQPIIDLED; encoded by the coding sequence ATGAAACATGCATTTATTACTGTAAGCCTTTTTTTTGTTTTTATCCTATGCAGCTCATGGGGCTTCTATGCCCATATGCAAATCAATAAATTGGCTGTTTTTACCCTTCCTGCCGACATTAATCCATTTTACAAGCAGCATATCAAATACATTACAGATCATGCTGTAGATCCGGATAAACGGAGGTATGCAGACACAGCGGAAGCTCCAAGACATTATCTGGATGTAGAATTGTATGAGGATCATATTGACAGCATTCCATACAAATGGGAGGATGCCGTAAAAAAATACGGATTGGTTAAATTAAATCAAAACGGCATACTCCCCTGGCAAATCCAAAAAACCTACGGCCAATTGGTAAATGCCTTTAAAGACAAAGATTCGCACAAGATACAGATCTATTCGGCTTATATCGGACATTATATTGCTGATGCCCATGTACCGCTTCATACTACACAAAACCACAATGGCCAGCTGACAAATCAACCAGGCATCCACGCTTTTTGGGAAAGCAGATTACCAGAATTATTTGCTAAACGTTACAATTATGTGGTAGGTACTGCGCAATACATTGAAAGCCCCTTAAGAACAGCCTGGAAAATTGTAAAAAATACACATACCATGGTAGATACCGTACTAAGTTTCGAAGCAAAACTTAGTGCCCGTTTTCCGGCTTATAAAAAATACAGTTATTCGAAAAGGAAAGACCAGGTTACTAAACAATATTCCTTTGCCTATTCAAAAGCCTATCATGATGGAATGGAAAACATGGTCGAGCGCCAAATGCGTTCGTCAATATTATATATAGGTTCTTATTGGTACTCGGCATGGATTGATGCCGGGCAACCAATTATAGATTTGGAAGATTAA
- a CDS encoding DedA family protein has product MEFFTFLIDFLLHIDKHLEEIIRDYSTWTYAILFLIIFAETGFVVTPFLPGDSLLFAMGALIAGENTGLSIWIMMVLLMAAAILGNSLNYKLGSFFGVKVFKPENKILKLDYYNQSHEFFEKHGGKAIIFSRFLPIFRTIAPFVAGVAKMPFGRFTFFNIIGGVAWITSLLMAGYLLGQIPVVKKNFDVVIIVIAVVTFFPAIFAAIKSKFKKKEPVA; this is encoded by the coding sequence TTGGAATTTTTCACTTTTTTAATAGACTTCCTGCTGCATATTGATAAGCACCTGGAAGAGATCATCAGAGACTACAGTACCTGGACGTACGCAATTCTTTTTCTTATCATTTTTGCTGAAACCGGCTTTGTTGTTACCCCTTTTTTACCGGGAGATTCACTGCTATTCGCAATGGGAGCCTTAATTGCAGGTGAAAATACAGGCTTAAGCATTTGGATAATGATGGTCTTGCTAATGGCAGCCGCAATTCTGGGGAATTCTTTAAATTATAAATTAGGAAGCTTCTTTGGTGTAAAGGTATTTAAACCGGAGAATAAGATTCTTAAACTCGATTATTATAACCAGTCGCATGAATTTTTTGAAAAACATGGCGGTAAGGCAATTATATTCAGTAGGTTCTTACCTATTTTTAGAACAATTGCGCCTTTTGTGGCCGGTGTTGCAAAAATGCCTTTCGGTAGGTTTACCTTTTTCAATATCATTGGCGGAGTGGCCTGGATTACAAGTTTACTGATGGCCGGATATTTACTGGGACAAATTCCTGTAGTGAAAAAGAACTTCGACGTAGTAATTATTGTTATTGCCGTAGTAACTTTCTTCCCTGCTATATTTGCTGCCATTAAATCAAAATTTAAGAAAAAAGAGCCGGTAGCTTAA
- a CDS encoding DUF4397 domain-containing protein — protein sequence MKRLFLLSSKTRMAFMIACSSIMLLASCGKKTEYEPEPVGELDIKAVNTVFGGPNQDFLVNGAVKVTGLAYGDASAYVKITSGVSTLGFYDSGNTTKMNAGGSIQLSIGNKVSVWYFKTQSGELAAIPYNDAVTIPTVGKAKVRFINFNNMSSSSNSISVAVVGGSGTLVPAIAFTEGSAFFEVDPGAKFNFTGTGGVAGPAFDGALAANKIYTIWIDGTSATNLTGHIVANN from the coding sequence ATGAAAAGACTTTTTTTATTGTCATCAAAGACCAGGATGGCCTTTATGATTGCTTGCTCGAGCATTATGCTGTTAGCTTCATGTGGTAAAAAAACTGAATATGAACCTGAACCAGTTGGGGAGTTAGATATTAAAGCTGTAAATACAGTTTTTGGTGGTCCAAATCAGGATTTTCTGGTAAACGGTGCCGTAAAAGTGACTGGCTTAGCATATGGTGATGCTTCTGCCTATGTTAAAATTACCTCAGGAGTAAGTACGCTTGGTTTTTATGATAGCGGGAATACGACTAAAATGAATGCCGGGGGATCAATCCAACTTTCGATAGGTAACAAGGTAAGCGTTTGGTATTTTAAAACTCAGTCAGGTGAATTAGCTGCAATTCCGTATAACGATGCGGTAACCATTCCTACAGTTGGAAAGGCAAAGGTGAGATTTATTAATTTCAACAATATGTCGAGTAGCAGTAACTCCATTTCTGTGGCGGTTGTGGGCGGTTCGGGTACACTTGTACCGGCTATTGCATTCACCGAAGGGTCTGCTTTTTTTGAAGTAGATCCGGGAGCTAAATTTAATTTTACAGGTACGGGCGGTGTTGCCGGACCTGCTTTTGATGGTGCTCTGGCTGCCAATAAGATTTATACCATTTGGATTGATGGCACTTCTGCTACAAACCTTACAGGTCATATTGTTGCAAATAACTAA
- the dnaN gene encoding DNA polymerase III subunit beta gives MRFIVSTSTLLKHLQTVNGASSSSTVLPILENFLFEIKDGNLTISATDLQTSMTTSLPVESKEGGKVAVPARILLDTLKTLPDQPISFNIDDSTFSIEISAGDGKYKLSGENGDDFPKIPVVENASSVNLPASVLTEAITKTIFAVSNDELRPAMTGVFCQLSDQHITFVATDAHKLVRYRRMDSKADKSSSFILPKKALTLLKAALPSTDINVSVDYNATSAFFKFENINLVCRLIDERYPDYEAVIPANNPNKLVIDRALFLNTLRRVVIFANKTTHQVRLKINGSELNISSEDLDFANEAHERLSCQYEGEDLEIGFNARFLIEMLNNLSGEEVTLELSTPNRAGLLIPQTNDENEDVLMLVMPVMLNNYN, from the coding sequence ATGAGATTTATTGTATCCACATCAACGCTTTTAAAACATTTGCAAACAGTTAACGGTGCATCAAGCAGCAGCACTGTGTTGCCTATATTGGAAAATTTCCTGTTTGAGATTAAGGACGGAAATTTAACAATATCTGCTACGGATTTGCAAACCAGCATGACGACTTCTTTACCTGTAGAATCTAAAGAGGGTGGGAAGGTTGCTGTGCCGGCAAGAATATTATTAGACACTTTAAAAACACTACCTGATCAACCGATCTCTTTTAATATTGATGATAGTACTTTCTCAATTGAGATTAGTGCAGGTGATGGTAAGTATAAATTAAGTGGTGAAAACGGTGACGATTTCCCGAAAATACCGGTTGTTGAAAATGCTTCTTCGGTAAATTTACCGGCTTCTGTTTTAACTGAAGCGATTACGAAAACTATTTTTGCAGTAAGTAACGACGAACTTCGTCCGGCTATGACGGGTGTTTTTTGTCAGCTTTCTGATCAACACATTACTTTTGTAGCTACCGATGCTCACAAATTGGTAAGATACAGGCGTATGGATAGCAAAGCAGATAAGAGCTCTTCATTTATCTTACCTAAAAAGGCATTGACTTTATTAAAAGCAGCGTTGCCATCTACAGATATCAATGTATCGGTTGATTACAATGCAACGAGTGCCTTTTTTAAATTTGAAAATATTAACCTGGTTTGTCGTTTAATCGATGAGCGTTATCCTGATTATGAAGCGGTAATTCCTGCTAATAATCCTAATAAATTGGTTATAGACAGAGCTTTGTTTTTAAATACTTTGCGCAGGGTGGTTATTTTCGCAAATAAAACCACGCACCAGGTAAGATTAAAAATCAATGGTAGTGAGTTAAATATCTCTTCCGAGGATCTTGATTTTGCAAATGAAGCACATGAGCGCTTAAGCTGCCAGTATGAAGGTGAAGATCTGGAAATTGGTTTTAATGCTCGTTTCTTAATTGAGATGTTGAATAATTTAAGTGGCGAAGAAGTAACATTAGAACTTTCTACTCCGAACAGAGCGGGTTTATTGATCCCTCAAACTAACGATGAGAACGAAGATGTATTGATGTTGGTGATGCCGGTTATGCTAAATAATTACAATTAA
- the gldG gene encoding gliding motility-associated ABC transporter substrate-binding protein GldG: MVKNKYFKAAIFVLAIVLINIAAQYFYTRIDFTKERRFTLNDKSKEILKAAKHPISITVFLDGDLPAAFKRLKNATNDLLTDYKAYAGTDIKVIFADPIAGLSAAEQDTAINNLYHAGIEATTLNIKNDNGFAQKTIFPMAMIVADGKRYPVKLLQNLDVTGNYEENINNSIQNLEYVFTSGIQKVLTGQHPRIGFTEGNGELSDHFLSDAIKSLSESYEVGRVDLNLIDKSGLDKLKLLVVAKPQKEYTEAEKFKINYFVMNGGRVLWCIDQVSADLDSLKGRPEELAFNKKLNLDDMLFMYGARVNYNLLADANCAEIPLTMGGPQGQIQMAPWVFYPLLMPDTASYLVKNIDNIKGEFVNTVDTIGVKGVSKKVILHSSAFNKVFNTPKMLSLQMVAEQPDPRDYASVPQSVGVLLEGTFSSVFLNRSVPARIEEQYTVPALSKPTKMIVIGDGDIFKNQVSSKDGSVFPLGFDRYTQRNFGNKALLLNIADYLANDDNLIVLRNKEVKIRLLDKAKLRTEKLQWQLINVLAPLLLLISFAIFQHYYRKHKYAR, from the coding sequence ATGGTAAAGAACAAATATTTTAAGGCGGCTATTTTTGTATTGGCAATTGTATTGATAAATATTGCTGCTCAATATTTTTATACAAGAATAGATTTTACAAAAGAGCGGCGTTTTACGCTTAATGATAAGTCTAAAGAGATTTTAAAAGCTGCAAAGCATCCTATAAGCATTACCGTTTTTTTAGATGGAGATTTGCCTGCGGCATTTAAAAGACTTAAAAATGCTACGAATGATTTGCTGACCGACTATAAGGCTTATGCAGGGACAGATATTAAAGTGATATTTGCTGATCCTATTGCCGGTTTATCCGCTGCCGAACAGGATACCGCGATTAACAACTTGTACCATGCCGGCATTGAAGCTACTACATTGAACATTAAAAATGATAATGGCTTTGCACAAAAGACCATTTTTCCGATGGCTATGATTGTAGCTGATGGTAAAAGATATCCTGTAAAGCTCTTGCAAAATCTGGATGTAACTGGTAATTACGAAGAGAATATCAACAACTCGATCCAAAACCTTGAATATGTGTTTACTTCAGGGATACAAAAAGTGCTGACCGGGCAACATCCACGTATTGGCTTTACTGAAGGAAATGGAGAGTTGTCTGATCACTTTTTAAGTGATGCGATTAAAAGTCTTTCCGAAAGTTATGAGGTAGGGCGAGTAGACCTGAATCTAATTGATAAAAGTGGATTGGATAAATTGAAATTATTGGTAGTTGCCAAGCCACAAAAAGAGTATACCGAGGCAGAGAAATTCAAAATTAATTATTTTGTAATGAATGGGGGGCGGGTGCTTTGGTGTATTGATCAGGTAAGTGCAGATTTAGATAGCTTAAAGGGGAGGCCGGAAGAATTGGCTTTTAACAAAAAGCTAAATTTAGACGATATGTTGTTCATGTATGGTGCACGGGTAAATTACAATCTGCTTGCCGATGCCAACTGTGCCGAGATACCTTTAACAATGGGTGGTCCGCAGGGACAGATCCAGATGGCTCCCTGGGTGTTTTATCCACTGTTGATGCCTGATACCGCTAGTTATCTTGTGAAAAACATTGATAACATTAAAGGTGAATTTGTAAATACCGTAGATACGATAGGTGTAAAGGGCGTAAGCAAGAAGGTTATTTTGCACAGTTCGGCGTTTAACAAGGTTTTTAATACACCTAAGATGCTTTCTTTACAGATGGTGGCCGAGCAGCCTGATCCGAGGGATTATGCCAGTGTGCCGCAGTCGGTAGGGGTATTACTGGAAGGTACCTTCTCTTCCGTGTTTTTGAATAGATCTGTTCCTGCTAGAATTGAAGAACAGTATACTGTGCCAGCATTGAGTAAACCGACTAAAATGATTGTCATAGGCGACGGGGATATTTTTAAAAATCAGGTAAGCAGTAAGGATGGATCGGTCTTCCCATTGGGATTTGACCGCTATACACAAAGAAATTTTGGGAATAAGGCCTTATTGTTAAACATTGCCGATTATTTAGCAAATGATGATAATTTAATCGTCTTGCGCAATAAGGAAGTTAAAATAAGGTTATTAGATAAGGCAAAGTTGCGTACTGAAAAGTTGCAATGGCAGCTGATAAATGTGCTTGCGCCTTTATTATTGTTAATATCATTTGCAATTTTTCAACATTATTACCGTAAACACAAGTATGCGAGGTAA
- the gldF gene encoding gliding motility-associated ABC transporter permease subunit GldF gives MYAVFKRELFSLLNSLMAYITIGVFLLASGLLLWFFPDTSILDYGYAELTGFFSLAPFLFMFLIPAITMRSFAEERREGTYILLATRPLTDWQIILAKYLACLVLVLFALIPTLIYYYSISQLGLPKGNIDTGAVIGSYIGLLLLGSAFTAVGIFASSITKNQVIAFAVAVFICFIVYNGFDAMSRIFALQYFESLLIGLSVNEHYQSISRGVLDTRDLVYFISFVMLFLGFTKFVIGGRKW, from the coding sequence ATGTACGCAGTTTTTAAACGGGAATTATTTAGTTTGTTAAATTCACTGATGGCTTATATCACCATCGGCGTTTTTCTATTGGCTTCGGGCTTATTGCTTTGGTTTTTTCCTGATACCTCTATACTGGATTATGGTTATGCCGAACTAACTGGTTTTTTTAGTTTAGCACCCTTTTTATTTATGTTTTTAATTCCCGCGATTACCATGCGCTCTTTTGCTGAGGAGCGAAGAGAAGGGACTTATATTTTATTGGCCACAAGGCCACTTACCGATTGGCAAATTATATTGGCCAAATATTTAGCCTGTTTAGTGCTGGTGCTTTTTGCGCTAATTCCTACATTGATCTACTATTATTCCATATCACAATTGGGCTTGCCCAAGGGGAATATAGACACAGGCGCTGTAATTGGTTCTTACATAGGTTTGTTGTTATTGGGCTCGGCATTTACAGCTGTGGGTATTTTTGCATCTTCAATTACAAAAAATCAGGTTATTGCTTTTGCTGTTGCCGTGTTCATTTGCTTTATTGTTTATAATGGTTTTGATGCCATGAGCCGGATATTTGCTTTACAATATTTTGAATCATTGTTGATTGGTTTAAGTGTAAATGAGCATTACCAGTCTATAAGTCGCGGGGTGCTGGATACGAGAGACCTCGTTTATTTTATCAGTTTTGTCATGCTGTTTTTAGGGTTCACCAAGTTTGTGATCGGGGGTAGAAAATGGTAA
- the porV gene encoding type IX secretion system outer membrane channel protein PorV has translation MKCRVFLFFYFAFCITVSGQININGSSSNAITTAVPFLTVIPDARSGALGDAGVAISADANAVYANPAKLAFSELNTAFSLSYSPWLRNFGKDMNLAYASFTHKINDRNAFGVALNYFNMGSVDLFDANANALGKYTPSDFSFETAFSRRLGEKFALGISLKYIHSGLAPSFVDGQQLQSVNAIATGVSLYHTSKVTQFGKDAIFSFGANLSNIGTKISYSETGKTSFMPTNLKVGAANSWLLDDKSMLTLTLDLNKLLVPTPPLRDVDGTIISGKDDDVSMVSGMFRSFNDAPGGFKEELKEISYSTGLEFWYDKQFALRAGYFYESPDKGNRQYATLGAGFKYSMVEFNFAYIAANQNKSPLANTLRFSLLFNLDVSKN, from the coding sequence ATGAAGTGTCGTGTTTTTCTATTTTTTTATTTCGCTTTTTGCATTACGGTTTCGGGGCAGATCAATATCAATGGAAGTAGTTCTAATGCAATTACTACTGCTGTTCCATTTTTAACGGTTATCCCGGATGCCCGATCAGGTGCGCTTGGTGATGCAGGGGTGGCAATTTCGGCAGATGCCAATGCTGTTTATGCTAATCCTGCAAAACTTGCATTTTCAGAGTTGAATACCGCTTTTTCTTTATCCTATAGTCCATGGCTGCGTAATTTTGGTAAGGATATGAACCTGGCTTATGCCAGTTTTACACATAAAATAAATGATAGAAATGCTTTCGGAGTAGCGTTAAACTATTTTAATATGGGAAGTGTTGATTTGTTTGATGCCAACGCAAATGCATTGGGAAAATATACACCAAGTGATTTTTCTTTTGAAACGGCCTTCTCCAGAAGACTGGGCGAAAAATTTGCATTGGGTATATCCTTAAAATATATTCATTCCGGACTTGCACCTTCCTTTGTTGACGGACAGCAACTACAATCTGTAAATGCTATTGCTACAGGTGTCTCTTTATATCACACGAGTAAGGTGACTCAGTTTGGGAAGGATGCGATCTTTTCATTTGGTGCGAATTTATCAAATATAGGAACTAAAATTAGCTATTCGGAAACCGGTAAAACCAGTTTTATGCCAACAAATCTTAAAGTTGGTGCAGCCAATAGTTGGCTTTTAGATGATAAAAGCATGCTTACTTTAACCTTAGACCTGAACAAACTTTTGGTTCCCACTCCGCCCTTAAGGGATGTAGATGGTACAATTATTTCGGGTAAGGATGATGATGTTTCAATGGTTTCAGGAATGTTTCGATCGTTTAATGATGCTCCTGGTGGGTTTAAAGAAGAATTGAAAGAGATCAGTTATTCGACAGGTTTGGAATTTTGGTACGACAAGCAATTTGCCTTAAGAGCAGGTTATTTTTATGAAAGCCCGGACAAGGGAAATCGTCAGTACGCTACCTTGGGTGCCGGTTTTAAGTACAGTATGGTCGAATTTAACTTTGCTTACATTGCTGCAAACCAAAATAAAAGTCCTTTAGCGAACACACTTCGTTTTTCCCTTTTGTTTAATCTGGACGTGAGTAAAAATTAA